The segment AAACTCTTTCTTGTTGGACTAACTGTAGTTCTGCAGACTACATCATACACTTCACATTGGCATTTTTTCTGGTCACTCCATTAAAGGGCAACCGTAACTGTCAAACCACATACAATATTATGATAGAACTGAACATccaatttataataataataaataaatcaataaataatattgtGTAGTAGACAGACAGAACTGCTCTCAGTACACTAAAATAAATTGACATTCTGAGAAGTTCTGCAGATCTACTTTGAGTTGtgtcattttatatatatatatatatatatatatatatatgagagagatAGTATTGATAATAAGTCATATTTTTGAAGGGCTGCTGGACCAAATGTGAGCCAACTCATTTGTTTCCTGGTGTGTTGCAACCAGTTCATCTGAGTGCATCTGTATGACTGTTCCCCCTATCACTTGAAGTTCACTCAACTTGGAAATATATGCTTgctaacacatacacatataaaaacatcaaagaGACTCCACACCCTGGCACCCACAGGCACACATACCCAAACATTAATACCAAGATCAGTAAAACCAAAGAAACCCGGGGGTTTTGGTGGCCTGCTAAGCTTGCTATCTTTAGGGTGGGATGTAGGTTTAACTTACAATAgtctattttatgtttttaagatCATGCATTCAGAATCAGGCCTTGGAAGTTTCTTAATCTCTCTTGCTGATATGGAGGTTGAAGATGCACAGTAGAACTGCAGCAGCTCATACGAGAATGTGGTACAGAGTAGAGGGCTGCATTGGGATTGCGCGGTTTTAACTCTGCTGGGGGTGGGAGAgggcagttaaaaaaaatatactgcaGGTCCCGGGATGTAGCTGGCGCTAATAAAATGGGGTCAACAAACGAGAttgaaaagaagattaaagCGGGCTTAAACAATACCAAAGCAAGGCTGAAATTTGGAAAACTTCTCAGTTGTTACggacaaaaatgaatgcaatgatttaTGTAGGTTATTCTGAACATTTGTGgcccaaacatttgtgtccttttttgcatgtcacaatgtttgcggGTACGGGCGGGAGTGGAACACACATGTTGCGGGAGCGGGCggtaatggtcacaaaatcagCGGGATCAAGAGAACAGTGAACAGTCATTCCTGGAAAGCGCAACGGGGAATAGAGATTTAGTGCTCTAGATCTCAAATAACCTGCAAATTATGGTTGTGGGAAAGAAAACAACTTGTCACAATGCGGCAGTTCCATGAAAATTCCTAGATCACTGGGTAAACGGAAAGAACAAAGAATATTTCAGCtacaccaaaaacaaaaaacaacagaggaTTGTTTAGTGTGGTTTAAACTATGTTTAGCTCATTTGGTGTTCTGGCAGAAATCTATTTAAGTTTCCAACTAAACCACATTAAAACCTCTGGTGTTAGTTTTCTAGGTGTAGCTAAACATTTTCACTTGACTTGGTGCAGGGCTGAATAAGTGTTTCAGCTAGGGCAAAGAGATAAAgataaagaggaggaggagttgggGAAGGCATTGTGGCCCTCCTAGTAACCTGTGACCCCTTACCTCTTGGAGACTCTGTACTGGGCCGTGGTAAGTTTCCCAGTTTGAGGGTCATGCACCGTGGCTCGCCTTAGCTACAGAAGTTTCCGCAGCAGAAGGACACGGAGGTCGAAGCAAAGAAGATggaaagaggaaggaaagatgGACGTTGGAATGTGATCCAAACAAGAAGACGAGTGGAAAgtaagaggagggaagagggagggagagaaaagaaaggcagATCTGGTCACTAGTTGTCAATGTTATTCTATGTTACATCTATTCTTATAAGAAGAGTGTTTCACAAGGCAATGATAGAAACCGAATTTCCAtattaaatgaagaaaatgtaGGAGTGGCTGATATACCTCCTGACTCACAAAGCAACTATGTTAATATCAACTAGTAGAAAAAGTAACACACTTTCTCCCTCATCTATCTTATTGTGTTACCTTTCTGTAGCAGACTCCTGAGTgaaaacacatgcacagcagATCCTCAAAAGACAACAGCgcaaattatttgtttttcaaaaaaattaGCCACTAGTTTTATCTatgttgtttaatttttgtgtcaTTGGTGAAAGCACAATGAGATTTATGATTATAAAACATCCATAAATGTTTATCTATGCTGTACAAAGCTTTGATCATTCTCAGATGGATCCTGGGCTTCTGCTCAGGAGCCTTTAAACTTTGGAAGGGCGAAGAAACGGAGTTATACGGACAGACGGTTATACAGAGGAGAAATGGGATGAGTAActgagaggaaaaggaggagtaCATCTCACATTCTTGCTCTCAGCGCTCTTCTCTATCCTCTGTTTTTGGCGGCTCCTGGCTATGCCTTACCTTTTGCTGATCCGGTACGGAGCTGTCTCTAGCACTCCTGTGATGGGGTTGGAGATGGTGGCCCTGCGTAGCTGTGAAGCCAGGGACATGatttacccacacacacacacacacacacacacatatatacaaagatgtgtgtgcctgtgtgcttGCCTAACTAGCAGAATGAAATCGGCCTCAGCGTCACAGCTTTGATCTCTCAACCCTCAACACAAAAACCACATAACAGGAACTGAAAAAGCCAAACCAATGTTCCTACTAGAGCACAGTAAACTGTAAGGTTATCATTTTAGCATCATCCATGCATGACATTGCATCATGGGAGCACTGAAACTACTGAGCTTACTCGTGGCTTTGCCAGTTGCTTGATCCTTTCGATTTCTTTGTCGGAGATGATGTCAATGTAGCGAACAATGTAGGGGCGGTCCCACTCATCTTGCTGTTTGGCAGGTGACAGGAGTAAGACGGGGTTGTGATTGTTGTCGTAGTATCGACAGAACAGTCGGCTCTGCCTGCGAGGGGTCTGATTGAGAGAGAAGGAAATCAGGGAACAACGGATTTGAAACTGCAGTGTACTTGGTAAGTTAGAAGTTGTGTTTTTGCgcatctctttctcttcctcaccATTCTGATGCCCTCTCCACGACAAAGCATCTCATACTTCTTCCTCTCGGGGATCAACGGAATGGCGCCCTTCTTTTTAGGCTTTATCGTCTTTTCAGTTGTTTCTCTTTTCCCTCGCTCTTTCTGCTTTTGAGCTgcgtcctcctcagtctttttCTGCTTCTCCAACTGGAACTCAAAGTACTTCAGGTTTCCCTGGGCACGCTGATGCTCTGGGTCTGAAAATGGGAAAATGAGAGACCAACAGAAATAACAGCGGTGATTACAAACAGCGACGACTGCAAAGTCACCTAAGAATATCACAGCCCTGCAACCAATATAACTGTGCTTCCAACATGACATAATTATATGCTATTCATTCAGTCTGACCTTATCCAGTTCTCAGAAACAAGATGTACAAACAGGACAAATTAATTCAGGGGCTCATTTGGAGGAACAACAAGGCACAGTGGTCTGTGTTTCAAGACAACGATGTGAAATGTATTGCAACATCCATTATCACAAGTGTTAATCAAGAACAAACACAACTAATAGACtttttggaaaataaatgtgGATTAGAAAGGTGTCGTGGTAGGATAGTGTGTGGCACGGTACAGCCAATAGGTCATTTTACTTCTTATTAGTATTACACTGGACACCAACTTGTCAAAATGTTCCACTATTACTGATAATCATAACCTTTCCTATCCCCACGGCACCAGGTTTCCCTGTACAGTCTAGAATGGACTCAATGAAAGTCACTGTGATTCCCAAAAGAGCAATAATAAAGCCCTCTTGTCCATCACCTTCTACTAACATTCCAACCTCTGTTTAGTGTGTCATTCAGTTCAAACCAAAGTGAATGTGCAGTTGCTGGCTTCTTAATTTATCCAACTTACttgatgaaacaaaataaagtctGGTGTCAAGGatggacaaaaaaacaataacaaaagcaCACTGATTCCTAATCAATCTGATGtttatgtgattttatttacCTTGAGCAGAGATTTTAGAATCCAAAGTGACAATATCATTTCACATTGCGAGACATGACTCCCAGTATACTTTCAAAATTGGGGAAGTTCTTAGTATAGCTGTGGGGGGACTCACCCAGTTCAAGCAGCCTCTTGGTGAACTCCAGGGCTCGCTCTATCTCCCCCTGCTGGTATATGGAGTAGCTGAGGTAGTCGAGTACTGTCACCTTATCTATAGTGGACTCCTCTCCCTCGTCAAGCTGTTTCAGGGCCTGGGCCATCCACAGCTCTGTGTGGTAGTAATCAACGTCAGAGTAGGCGATTTTCCCCAGCTCGTAACAGTCCTCCACTGTCATTAGGCTCTTATGTTTCACTCCTAGTACACAAAAGATACAGAAGGGGAACATCAGCGTAGAAGAAAAACTTCAACACGGTCTGTTTTTTACTGCGACTTTCACGGCATTATACGAATGTTCactatgtgtgtttatttgagtGCTTTCTGAAAAAAATAGGTCTTTGGAGTTACAAACTTTGTGCCAGGTAGATGTTGGGTGAACtgatttaagttttttttaccaGGTAGGTCTCCTGTTGAGATTGTGTTGGCATCCAGTCTGTAAGTGTCTTGTAACCGGATGAGAGCTTTAGCAGCCCCGGTCTGGTCCTCATCTGTGGGGAAGTACTGTCTCTGGATGGTCAGGTTGGAAATAAATCctgagagagatagacaggaaAGGACAGAGAAAAATACACTAGGATGATGATTATGTATGGGATACATAACTACACGTTGACACAAGTGGACAATAAATACTCTCCTAATTGTCAGCGAGACAGCTTGGAGTGACTTCGATCTTGAGTGATGAGAATAGTAGTTATATTAAGCCAGACATGCGAAAAGCATAAATGAGTAATGTTCTCTACTACCTCAATAACTCGATAAGGGGGCTGAGTGAGGCACTTGATTGCTACTAAAATTTATCAAGTATGAATGAGCAGCATActgctgtaaaacaaacaaacacataaagctTTCCCAGGACTAATTAGGGGCTTTTTAAAAGTCCTTT is part of the Micropterus dolomieu isolate WLL.071019.BEF.003 ecotype Adirondacks linkage group LG15, ASM2129224v1, whole genome shotgun sequence genome and harbors:
- the p4ha1b gene encoding prolyl 4-hydroxylase subunit alpha-1b isoform X3, which codes for MLSLRMELPCWCLLLLSCLQALSAHNDFFTSIGQMTDLLYTEKDLVISLKDYIRAEENKLEQVKRWADKLDSLSATAIQDPEGFLGHPVNAFKLMKRLNTEWGDLESLVLKDTTDGFISNLTIQRQYFPTDEDQTGAAKALIRLQDTYRLDANTISTGDLPGVKHKSLMTVEDCYELGKIAYSDVDYYHTELWMAQALKQLDEGEESTIDKVTVLDYLSYSIYQQGEIERALEFTKRLLELDPEHQRAQGNLKYFEFQLEKQKKTEEDAAQKQKERGKRETTEKTIKPKKKGAIPLIPERKKYEMLCRGEGIRMTPRRQSRLFCRYYDNNHNPVLLLSPAKQQDEWDRPYIVRYIDIISDKEIERIKQLAKPRLRRATISNPITGVLETAPYRISKRRATVHDPQTGKLTTAQYRVSKSAWLTGYEDPMIDKINQRIEDLTGLEVDTAEELQVANYGVGGQYEPHFDFGRKDEPDAFKELGTGNRVATWLFYMSDVAAGGATVFPDVGAAVWPQKGTAVFWYNLFASGEGDYSTRHAACPVLVGNKWVSNKWIHERGQEWRRPCGLSETE
- the p4ha1b gene encoding prolyl 4-hydroxylase subunit alpha-1b isoform X1, whose translation is MLSLRMELPCWCLLLLSCLQALSAHNDFFTSIGQMTDLLYTEKDLVISLKDYIRAEENKLEQVKRWADKLDSLSATAIQDPEGFLGHPVNAFKLMKRLNTEWGDLESLVLKDTTDGFISNLTIQRQYFPTDEDQTGAAKALIRLQDTYRLDANTISTGDLPGVKHKSLMTVEDCYELGKIAYSDVDYYHTELWMAQALKQLDEGEESTIDKVTVLDYLSYSIYQQGEIERALEFTKRLLELDPEHQRAQGNLKYFEFQLEKQKKTEEDAAQKQKERGKRETTEKTIKPKKKGAIPLIPERKKYEMLCRGEGIRMTPRRQSRLFCRYYDNNHNPVLLLSPAKQQDEWDRPYIVRYIDIISDKEIERIKQLAKPRLRRATISNPITGVLETAPYRISKSAWLTGYEDPMIDKINQRIEDLTGLEVDTAEELQVANYGVGGQYEPHFDFGRKDEPDAFKELGTGNRVATWLFYMSDVAAGGATVFPDVGAAVWPQKGTAVFWYNLFASGEGDYSTRHAACPVLVGNKWVSNKWIHERGQEWRRPCGLSETE
- the p4ha1b gene encoding prolyl 4-hydroxylase subunit alpha-1b isoform X2 — translated: MLSLRMELPCWCLLLLSCLQALSAHNDFFTSIGQMTDLLYTEKDLVISLKDYIRAEENKLEQVKRWADKLDSLSATAIQDPEGFLGHPVNAFKLMKRLNTEWGDLESLVLKDTTDGFISNLTIQRQYFPTDEDQTGAAKALIRLQDTYRLDANTISTGDLPGVKHKSLMTVEDCYELGKIAYSDVDYYHTELWMAQALKQLDEGEESTIDKVTVLDYLSYSIYQQGEIERALEFTKRLLELDPEHQRAQGNLKYFEFQLEKQKKTEEDAAQKQKERGKRETTEKTIKPKKKGAIPLIPERKKYEMLCRGEGIRMTPRRQSRLFCRYYDNNHNPVLLLSPAKQQDEWDRPYIVRYIDIISDKEIERIKQLAKPRLRRATVHDPQTGKLTTAQYRVSKSAWLTGYEDPMIDKINQRIEDLTGLEVDTAEELQVANYGVGGQYEPHFDFGRKDEPDAFKELGTGNRVATWLFYMSDVAAGGATVFPDVGAAVWPQKGTAVFWYNLFASGEGDYSTRHAACPVLVGNKWVSNKWIHERGQEWRRPCGLSETE